A window of Campylobacter pinnipediorum subsp. pinnipediorum contains these coding sequences:
- a CDS encoding sensor histidine kinase: MNDNLEVGLKNLIEQTYMIEQEYKNLYASYENLQKIIKDVVDVLPTAIWILNSDETLFLQNAQASKNNKLFNQLDLNEAEYEIEFEAKFYLVKISNKDDKKIISAIDITSQKRNERLASMGQVAAHLAHEIRNPIGSISLLSSTLLKRVDDKNSFIVKEMQSAIWRVERIIKATLLFTKGVHINRQPFNFLDLKKDCEDALKYYDYSKEIDIRLDFQKGFYNADKELLSLVFQNLLFNAIDAIEDDENDSGEIKIWYEKTDEEHRFYMYDSGVSIADKRIVFEPFKTTKLKGNGLGLSLCLQIIQAHKGSIEISLNPKTFCVSLPIYF; the protein is encoded by the coding sequence ATGAATGATAATTTAGAAGTTGGTCTTAAAAATTTAATAGAACAAACTTATATGATAGAGCAAGAGTATAAGAACTTATATGCTAGTTATGAGAATTTACAAAAGATTATTAAAGATGTTGTGGATGTTTTGCCTACCGCTATTTGGATATTAAATAGCGATGAAACTCTGTTTTTACAAAATGCTCAAGCTAGTAAAAATAACAAGCTTTTTAATCAGCTTGATTTGAATGAAGCCGAGTATGAGATAGAATTTGAGGCTAAATTTTATCTCGTAAAAATTTCAAATAAAGATGATAAAAAGATAATTTCAGCAATAGATATAACATCTCAAAAAAGAAATGAAAGACTTGCTTCAATGGGTCAGGTTGCCGCTCATTTAGCACACGAGATAAGAAATCCAATAGGCTCAATATCGCTTTTGTCTTCAACTCTTTTAAAGCGAGTAGACGATAAAAACTCTTTTATAGTAAAAGAAATGCAAAGTGCTATTTGGCGGGTTGAACGTATTATAAAGGCTACATTGCTATTTACAAAAGGCGTTCATATAAATAGACAACCATTTAATTTTTTGGATTTAAAAAAAGACTGCGAAGATGCACTTAAATATTATGATTATTCAAAGGAAATAGATATAAGACTTGATTTTCAAAAAGGCTTTTATAATGCTGACAAAGAGCTTCTTTCTTTGGTTTTTCAAAATCTTCTTTTTAATGCCATTGATGCTATTGAAGATGATGAAAATGATAGTGGAGAGATTAAAATTTGGTATGAAAAAACAGATGAAGAGCATAGGTTTTATATGTATGATAGTGGAGTTAGTATAGCTGATAAAAGGATAGTCTTTGAGCCATTTAAAACAACAAAACTCAAAGGTAATGGACTTGGATTGAGTCTTTGTTTACAGATAATACAAGCACATAAAGGAAGTATAGAAATAAGTCTAAACCCAAAGACTTTTTGTGTTAGTTTGCCTATATATTTTTAG
- the argH gene encoding argininosuccinate lyase: MEKMWSGRFNESSSELLEKFNASINFDKELYLEDINGSKAHVKMLAKQKIITEDECLKITDGLNQILKEIIDGDFIFDIKDEDIHMSIEKRLSQIVGSEIGGKLHTARSRNDQVALDFRLYFLKSTKNIAHELLNLITTLKDISSNNLQTIMPGYTHLQHAQPVSLAFHLMAYSFMFMRDFQRLESSFKRNNLSPLGSCALAGTPHNTNRDFVAEELGFEGITPNAMDGVSDRDFALELLFNISVIFTHTSRLCEEIIMWSSSEFGFIKISDKFSTGSSIMPQKKNPDVAELIRGKTGRVYGNLIALLTTMKALPLAYNKDMQEDKEGVFDSVNTALSSLVILNQMLKESSFNKENMKKASMTGHLTATDLADFLVREKNIAFRQAHFITGKIVAKAEELGKDISELNSDDIKNINENIDNEALKVLDLISSMQARKSKGGTSTQSVKEQIDILENWIKSINF; the protein is encoded by the coding sequence ATGGAAAAAATGTGGTCTGGAAGATTTAATGAATCAAGTAGCGAACTTCTTGAAAAATTTAATGCTTCTATAAATTTTGATAAAGAGCTATACCTAGAAGATATAAACGGAAGTAAAGCTCATGTCAAGATGTTAGCAAAACAAAAAATCATTACAGAAGATGAGTGCTTAAAAATCACTGATGGATTAAATCAAATTTTAAAAGAGATAATTGATGGCGACTTTATCTTTGATATAAAGGATGAAGATATCCATATGAGCATAGAAAAAAGACTAAGCCAAATAGTAGGTAGCGAGATAGGTGGCAAACTTCACACAGCAAGATCAAGAAACGATCAAGTAGCTCTTGATTTTAGACTATATTTTTTAAAAAGCACAAAAAATATAGCACACGAATTACTCAACCTAATAACAACACTAAAAGATATTTCAAGCAATAACCTACAAACTATAATGCCTGGATACACACACCTTCAACATGCTCAACCAGTTAGCTTAGCTTTTCATTTAATGGCTTATTCTTTTATGTTTATGAGAGATTTTCAAAGGCTCGAATCTAGCTTTAAAAGAAATAACTTAAGCCCGCTTGGCTCTTGCGCCTTAGCTGGAACACCGCATAACACAAATAGAGATTTTGTAGCAGAAGAACTTGGATTTGAAGGTATTACGCCAAATGCTATGGATGGTGTGAGTGATAGAGATTTTGCACTTGAGCTTTTATTTAATATAAGTGTTATTTTTACACATACTTCAAGACTTTGCGAAGAGATAATTATGTGGAGTTCTAGTGAGTTTGGTTTTATAAAAATCAGTGATAAGTTTTCAACTGGAAGCTCTATAATGCCACAGAAAAAAAACCCAGATGTAGCAGAACTAATAAGAGGAAAAACAGGAAGAGTTTATGGAAATTTAATAGCTCTTTTAACGACAATGAAAGCACTTCCATTAGCTTATAACAAAGATATGCAAGAGGATAAGGAAGGTGTATTTGATAGTGTAAACACAGCACTTTCAAGCCTTGTTATATTAAATCAAATGCTAAAAGAATCAAGCTTTAATAAAGAAAATATGAAAAAAGCTTCAATGACAGGACACCTTACCGCTACTGACTTGGCTGATTTTTTAGTTAGAGAAAAAAATATAGCATTTAGACAAGCTCATTTTATAACTGGAAAAATAGTCGCTAAAGCAGAAGAATTAGGTAAAGATATAAGTGAATTAAATAGTGATGATATTAAAAATATAAATGAAAATATAGACAATGAGGCATTAAAAGTTTTAGACCTAATATCATCAATGCAAGCTAGAAAATCAAAAGGTGGAACAAGCACTCAAAGTGTAAAAGAACAGATAGATATCCTTGAAAATTGGATAAAAAGTATAAATTTCTAA
- a CDS encoding AsmA-like C-terminal domain-containing protein produces MKNVSKIIKAIEIFFIFFIIISLSVILTLKLGIKIDNFELYNLKFEKLYIKLDKKLIVRAENIGIPKFKDNNNSKNSSDYLLNLSQNASLLNTFFQEITIQNIKYDDTSIKITYKNDIFFIDTPIFLADLQISEKLDNKTETIKVKNIFFKDFDIKLNGIISANLKDKKYAFVGNISSYELNGKIEFALVNKLIKYKIYDLNANSLKDFINALDNTIRLNSEVKKWIYGYVIAKKYNLKEITGKIDLVKKDFFLNDLKATASAKNLTVKLDKTLDPIHIKSADIVLEKSNLYFILNNPTYNNRSLNGSNLYIYNIFKHHNSSGVILNLKGNSIYDKSIGDILRFYKINIPIEQKTGDSNLNLNLDINFDTLEVKTNGKITTENTITNIANTPFYAKKAIINILDSNHLNISAKDFGTELFKSDINASFDLTKKIADINGFLKNFNIETKNQSILNLKNMDFNATLDFSEEYTILSFKELELFMKFDKNNNITCYKPINFIPSSQLLKTLKIKNASFLNINTIDFQNFYITANNVLFDYPLIKKDGSKYENDTFNISISDNNITVKSESKNLFFVSDKYNTDVELNNVDVLLEFNDQNVENTEKIRINGKNSNLIFADINRTLKLPEYKVLLAEDSLSFNSTNNDNRIVFSKNKDEIFLEALNIKGEYINQFLNSKSFDGGNFKLKVIGSTDVFKGEMRFYDTYFKDYKIYQSLLSFLNSIPALLTFKTPDFNNKGFSAKLGKVIFERNKDIINFIAINIEGTSANILGKGFINLRTKDINIDLEIEILKDASKTIDKIPLLNQIILGKDKTLSTLIKVRGKLDNPQYSTQVIQDTIMAPFKIIRNILQVPFLIFD; encoded by the coding sequence ATGAAAAATGTATCAAAAATCATAAAAGCTATAGAAATTTTTTTTATATTTTTTATCATTATATCTCTTTCAGTTATTTTAACTTTAAAGTTAGGTATCAAAATAGATAACTTTGAACTATACAACTTAAAATTTGAAAAATTATACATAAAATTAGATAAAAAATTAATTGTAAGAGCTGAGAATATAGGCATTCCAAAATTTAAAGATAACAATAATAGCAAAAACTCATCTGATTATCTTTTAAATTTAAGCCAAAATGCTTCACTATTAAATACTTTTTTTCAAGAAATTACTATACAAAATATAAAATATGATGATACAAGCATAAAAATAACATATAAAAATGATATTTTTTTTATAGATACACCAATTTTTTTAGCTGATTTACAAATTTCTGAAAAATTAGACAATAAAACAGAAACCATAAAAGTAAAAAATATTTTCTTTAAAGACTTTGATATTAAATTAAATGGAATTATAAGCGCTAATTTAAAAGATAAAAAATATGCTTTTGTTGGAAATATTTCATCGTATGAACTAAATGGTAAAATTGAATTTGCTCTAGTAAACAAACTCATAAAATACAAAATATATGATTTAAATGCCAATTCTTTAAAAGATTTTATTAACGCGTTAGATAATACAATAAGATTAAATTCAGAAGTAAAAAAATGGATATATGGGTATGTTATAGCAAAAAAATATAATCTAAAAGAGATAACCGGCAAGATAGATTTGGTGAAAAAAGACTTTTTTTTAAATGATCTAAAAGCTACAGCTAGTGCAAAAAATCTAACCGTAAAATTAGATAAAACACTAGATCCAATTCATATAAAAAGTGCTGATATAGTCTTAGAAAAATCAAATTTATACTTTATTCTAAATAATCCAACATATAACAATCGCTCATTAAATGGCTCTAACCTTTATATATATAACATTTTTAAACACCACAATTCATCTGGAGTTATTTTAAATTTAAAAGGAAACTCTATCTACGATAAATCTATTGGTGATATTTTAAGATTTTATAAGATAAATATACCAATAGAGCAAAAAACCGGAGATAGTAATTTAAACTTAAACTTAGATATAAATTTTGACACTCTTGAAGTAAAAACAAATGGAAAAATTACAACAGAAAATACAATAACAAACATAGCAAATACACCATTTTATGCAAAAAAAGCAATAATTAATATACTTGATAGCAATCACTTAAACATAAGTGCAAAAGATTTTGGAACAGAACTTTTTAAAAGTGATATCAATGCCTCGTTTGATTTAACAAAAAAAATAGCAGATATTAATGGTTTTTTAAAAAATTTTAATATAGAGACAAAAAATCAAAGCATTCTTAATCTGAAAAATATGGATTTTAATGCAACTCTTGATTTTAGTGAAGAATACACTATACTAAGCTTTAAAGAGTTAGAGCTATTTATGAAATTTGACAAAAACAATAATATAACTTGCTATAAACCTATAAATTTTATACCAAGTTCGCAACTACTAAAAACATTAAAAATAAAAAATGCAAGTTTTTTAAATATAAATACAATTGATTTTCAAAATTTTTATATAACCGCAAATAATGTTTTATTTGATTATCCTCTAATAAAAAAAGATGGAAGTAAATACGAAAATGATACATTTAATATATCAATAAGTGATAACAATATAACAGTAAAAAGCGAAAGTAAAAACTTGTTTTTCGTATCAGACAAATACAACACAGATGTCGAGTTAAATAATGTTGATGTTCTGCTGGAATTTAATGATCAAAATGTAGAAAACACAGAAAAAATAAGGATAAATGGTAAAAATTCAAATCTAATATTTGCCGACATAAACAGAACTTTAAAATTGCCTGAATACAAGGTATTATTAGCAGAAGATAGTCTAAGCTTTAATTCAACAAATAACGATAATCGCATTGTTTTTTCAAAAAATAAAGATGAAATTTTCCTTGAAGCTTTAAACATAAAAGGCGAATATATAAATCAATTTTTAAATAGCAAAAGCTTTGACGGAGGAAACTTTAAACTAAAAGTTATAGGAAGCACTGATGTATTTAAAGGCGAAATGAGATTTTATGACACTTATTTTAAAGATTATAAGATATATCAAAGTCTTCTTAGCTTTTTAAACTCAATACCAGCTTTACTAACATTTAAAACACCTGATTTTAACAATAAGGGTTTTTCTGCAAAATTAGGAAAAGTTATATTTGAAAGAAATAAAGATATAATAAATTTTATAGCTATAAACATAGAAGGAACAAGTGCAAATATACTAGGAAAAGGGTTTATCAATCTAAGGACAAAAGATATAAATATAGATCTTGAGATAGAAATTTTAAAAGATGCAAGCAAAACCATAGATAAAATTCCTCTTTTAAATCAAATAATTTTAGGAAAAGACAAAACACTTTCAACACTTATAAAAGTAAGAGGAAAACTTGATAATCCACAATACTCAACACAAGTTATACAAGATACAATAATGGCACCTTTTAAAATAATAAGAAATATTTTACAAGTTCCTTTTTTGATATTTGATTAA
- the mltG gene encoding endolytic transglycosylase MltG — protein sequence MIKNIKKISIAFMIFDTFFIFALSVFFYLSQPINTSKVVFVPKGGVSEIITYLASRNFKLSSIDKYVVVFLGHIQSGWIDMKTTKLSRIDFLKQLTVAKAAMTKITLIPGETNFVFLNDIANQLKLDSDKLLQEYKLIAPLQDGYLIPDTYSIPIGMSEKHLIYYLVNLSKKTHKELSNKIYGEYNERKWHKILTIASIVQKEAANDNEMPLVASVIYNRLSKNMRLQMDGTLNYGKYSHEKVTAQRIRSDTSGFNTYLNDGLPPSPICAVSINAIKAAISPAKSDYLYFVLDRKNKRHKFSKTLKEHNENIK from the coding sequence ATGATAAAAAATATAAAAAAAATTTCTATAGCTTTTATGATTTTTGATACATTTTTCATATTTGCCTTAAGTGTGTTTTTTTATTTATCACAACCAATAAATACAAGTAAGGTTGTATTTGTGCCAAAAGGTGGTGTGAGTGAAATTATAACATATTTAGCCAGTAGAAATTTTAAATTAAGTAGTATTGATAAGTATGTTGTTGTATTTTTGGGACATATTCAATCAGGCTGGATAGATATGAAGACAACAAAGCTTTCAAGAATTGATTTTTTAAAGCAGTTAACAGTGGCTAAGGCAGCTATGACAAAAATAACCCTTATTCCAGGAGAAACAAATTTTGTTTTTTTAAATGATATAGCAAATCAGTTAAAACTTGATAGTGATAAATTATTACAAGAATACAAACTTATAGCACCATTGCAAGATGGTTATTTGATCCCAGATACTTATAGTATTCCGATTGGAATGAGCGAAAAACATCTTATTTACTATCTTGTGAATTTATCTAAAAAAACACATAAAGAGTTGAGTAATAAAATTTATGGAGAGTATAACGAACGTAAGTGGCATAAGATATTAACAATAGCTTCTATTGTTCAAAAAGAGGCCGCTAATGATAATGAAATGCCACTTGTTGCGTCCGTGATATACAATAGACTTTCTAAAAATATGCGTTTGCAAATGGATGGAACTCTTAATTATGGTAAATACTCTCATGAAAAGGTAACAGCCCAAAGAATAAGAAGTGATACAAGTGGGTTTAATACATATTTAAATGATGGACTTCCACCAAGTCCAATTTGTGCTGTTTCTATAAATGCTATTAAGGCAGCTATAAGTCCGGCCAAGAGCGATTATTTGTATTTTGTTTTGGATAGAAAAAATAAAAGGCATAAATTTTCAAAGACATTAAAAGAACATAATGAAAATATCAAGTAG
- a CDS encoding NADP-dependent isocitrate dehydrogenase — protein MSDIVWTKTDESPFIASFSLLAIVKSFLKRSDIDLDVVDISLSGRILSAFGFKEDGLKFLENLVKDENANIIKLPNISATIPQLNVAIKELVNAGYDIPQYPNDVDNDKKIFDIYSKILGSAVNPVLRQGNSKRYSSLAVKEYAKKNPHFMGEWSSDSKTEISSMKDGDFYSNEKSKIINKDLKISIRFKNNNEEIVLKDNINVNKGDVVDFSFMDVSKLYDFYKEEIRDAKQKNLLFSLHLKSSMMKVSDPIMFGVCLKAYFEEIFNEYKKDFENAGIDSKNGLKDIFEKINKLKNANEIIDKFNKCFEEKADIAMVDYKNQITNFHNPNDVIIDASMPAMLRNSGKMIDKSGDIRECKAVIPDRTYAGVYDSVLSDFKQNGKLDVTSIGSVSNIGLMAKKAQEYGSHDKSFVASSDGEFIIYFDNDSVLDFKVKKGDIFRMCLTKNEAIKNWISLAFDERKNSKKDMIFWLDENRASDLNLIQILKEEILANGFKDEDFVILNPAMACLKTLEIIRDKKDCISVTGNVLRDYLTDLFPIFELGTSSKMLSIVPLLSKGGLFETGAGGTAPMLVKELINDNHFIWDSLGEFLALNASLEFLAKSKDNKNAEILAKTLDKAISEYLNNNASPKLKVGENDTRASHFYLALYWANALSNSDLKEKYTQLANELKNNEEKIISELNEVQGKKQDFGGWYYIDDKVADLIMRPSKTLNEIIG, from the coding sequence ATGAGTGATATAGTGTGGACAAAGACAGATGAAAGCCCATTTATTGCTAGTTTTTCTTTACTTGCTATTGTAAAATCTTTTTTAAAAAGATCTGATATTGATTTGGATGTGGTTGATATAAGTCTTAGTGGTAGGATTTTGTCAGCTTTTGGTTTTAAAGAAGATGGTCTTAAGTTTTTAGAAAATTTAGTAAAAGATGAAAATGCAAATATCATAAAACTTCCAAATATATCAGCTACTATTCCGCAGTTAAATGTAGCTATAAAAGAGCTTGTAAATGCTGGATATGATATCCCACAATATCCTAACGATGTCGATAATGATAAAAAGATATTTGATATATATTCTAAGATACTAGGAAGTGCTGTAAATCCGGTTTTAAGGCAGGGTAATTCAAAAAGATATAGCTCGCTAGCTGTAAAAGAGTATGCAAAGAAAAATCCACACTTTATGGGTGAATGGAGTAGTGATAGTAAAACAGAAATTTCATCTATGAAAGATGGAGATTTTTATTCTAATGAAAAATCAAAAATTATAAATAAAGATTTGAAAATAAGCATTAGATTTAAAAACAACAATGAAGAAATAGTATTAAAAGATAATATAAATGTTAATAAGGGTGATGTTGTTGATTTTAGTTTTATGGATGTGTCTAAATTGTATGATTTTTATAAAGAAGAGATAAGAGATGCAAAGCAAAAGAATTTGCTTTTTAGCCTTCATCTGAAATCTTCTATGATGAAAGTTAGCGACCCTATAATGTTTGGTGTGTGTTTGAAAGCTTATTTTGAAGAAATCTTTAATGAATATAAAAAAGATTTTGAAAATGCAGGAATAGATAGTAAAAATGGATTAAAAGATATTTTTGAAAAGATAAATAAGCTAAAAAATGCCAATGAGATAATTGATAAGTTTAATAAATGCTTTGAAGAAAAAGCTGATATTGCTATGGTTGATTATAAAAATCAAATAACGAATTTTCACAATCCAAATGATGTGATAATAGATGCTTCAATGCCAGCTATGCTTAGAAACTCTGGAAAAATGATAGATAAAAGTGGGGACATTAGAGAGTGTAAGGCTGTTATTCCTGATAGGACTTATGCTGGTGTTTATGATAGTGTTCTTAGTGATTTTAAGCAAAATGGAAAGCTTGATGTTACAAGTATTGGAAGTGTTTCAAATATAGGACTTATGGCTAAAAAAGCACAGGAGTATGGTAGTCACGATAAGAGTTTTGTAGCTTCTAGTGATGGAGAGTTTATAATTTACTTTGATAATGATAGTGTATTGGATTTTAAAGTTAAAAAAGGCGATATTTTTAGAATGTGTTTGACTAAAAATGAAGCTATTAAAAATTGGATATCTTTAGCTTTTGATGAGAGAAAAAATAGCAAAAAAGATATGATTTTTTGGCTTGATGAAAATAGGGCAAGTGATTTAAACTTGATACAAATTTTAAAAGAAGAGATTTTAGCAAACGGATTTAAAGATGAAGATTTTGTTATCTTAAATCCAGCTATGGCTTGCTTAAAAACACTTGAAATTATAAGAGATAAAAAAGATTGTATTAGTGTTACCGGTAATGTTTTAAGGGATTACTTGACAGACCTTTTTCCTATTTTTGAGTTAGGAACAAGTTCTAAAATGCTATCTATCGTTCCTTTGCTAAGTAAAGGTGGACTTTTTGAGACCGGAGCAGGTGGAACTGCACCTATGCTTGTAAAAGAGCTTATAAACGATAATCACTTTATTTGGGATAGTTTGGGTGAGTTTTTAGCACTTAATGCTTCTTTGGAATTTTTGGCAAAATCAAAAGATAATAAAAATGCGGAGATTTTGGCAAAAACATTAGATAAAGCAATAAGTGAGTATCTAAACAACAATGCTTCACCAAAACTTAAAGTTGGTGAAAATGATACTAGGGCTAGCCATTTTTATCTTGCTTTGTATTGGGCTAATGCTTTATCAAATAGCGATTTAAAAGAAAAATACACTCAATTAGCAAATGAATTAAAAAATAATGAAGAAAAAATCATTAGCGAGTTAAATGAAGTTCAAGGTAAAAAACAAGATTTTGGTGGTTGGTATTATATTGATGATAAGGTGGCTGATTTGATTATGCGACCTAGTAAAACTTTAAATGAAATAATAGGTTGA
- a CDS encoding malate dehydrogenase, whose amino-acid sequence MKISVIGAGNVGASVAYALSLKNVCKELVLIDIFADVAKAKAMDIYQSNCVFGNDCAVYGGDDYSLLKDSDIVVITAGSPRKDGQSREDLLIKNAEVVKTASENIKRYAPNSVIIVVTNPLDVMVWVAYNYSGFDKRKIIGMAGELDSARLIYEISNLKNIKANEIKAKVVGVHSDEMIVLKSSLNTKLNKDEFDKIELETKGGGAKIVKLLKTSAFYAPAAGVVKMCLAIKDNKDEVLSTSVILSKELACGRLVRLSKDGVCEILPLELDDDEKEKLKISEEKITNNIKFLKENLI is encoded by the coding sequence ATGAAGATAAGTGTTATTGGTGCTGGAAATGTTGGTGCAAGTGTTGCTTATGCATTAAGCTTAAAAAATGTATGCAAAGAACTTGTATTGATAGATATTTTTGCTGATGTTGCAAAAGCAAAAGCTATGGATATATATCAATCAAATTGTGTATTTGGTAATGATTGTGCTGTTTATGGTGGTGATGATTATAGCCTTTTAAAGGATTCTGATATAGTTGTGATAACAGCTGGAAGTCCTAGAAAAGATGGTCAAAGCAGGGAAGATTTGCTTATTAAGAATGCAGAAGTTGTAAAAACAGCAAGTGAAAATATAAAAAGATATGCACCAAACTCAGTCATTATAGTTGTAACAAATCCGCTAGATGTGATGGTTTGGGTTGCTTATAATTATAGTGGTTTTGATAAAAGAAAAATTATAGGTATGGCTGGGGAGCTTGATAGTGCAAGACTTATTTATGAGATATCAAACCTAAAAAATATCAAAGCTAATGAAATAAAAGCAAAGGTGGTCGGTGTTCATAGTGATGAGATGATAGTTTTAAAATCTAGTTTGAATACAAAATTAAATAAGGATGAATTTGATAAAATAGAGCTTGAAACAAAAGGTGGTGGAGCAAAAATAGTAAAATTGCTTAAAACATCAGCCTTTTATGCACCAGCAGCAGGCGTAGTAAAAATGTGTCTAGCTATAAAAGACAATAAAGATGAGGTTTTAAGTACAAGTGTTATTTTAAGCAAAGAGCTTGCTTGTGGTCGTCTTGTTAGATTGTCAAAAGATGGTGTTTGTGAAATTTTACCATTAGAACTAGATGATGATGAAAAAGAAAAATTAAAAATAAGTGAAGAAAAAATAACAAATAATATTAAATTTTTGAAAGAAAACCTAATATGA
- the sucC gene encoding ADP-forming succinate--CoA ligase subunit beta, producing MNIHEYQSKKILKDFGVNVMQGIVVNNKDDIDNVLDELGGDTFAIKSQIHAGGRAIGGGVKIAKSKIEANKFASEMLGSYLVTPQTPKDGILVNKVYIEKALKFKKEFYLCFTFDRINENISLIVSKDGGVSIEETAKTNPELIKRLGIDFQTGLCGFHIQEFLQFLGFNKDLGIKFGKLLKSLYEIYIQKEAILVEINPLVISDDDELYALDAKLSFDDSALFRHKDIAELDDLTQTNENENQAKALNLSYIKLDGNVGCVVNGAGLAMATMDIIKDLGGSAANFLDVGGSANEDGVSKAFELILRDKNVKVIFVNIFGGIVRCDIIAHGICEACKHLALNVPVVIRLDGTNSKEAIEILKQSGLSGIYASSNLYDGAKMAVEIAKKGDI from the coding sequence ATGAATATACACGAGTATCAATCAAAAAAGATTTTAAAAGATTTCGGTGTCAATGTTATGCAAGGCATTGTTGTAAATAATAAAGATGATATAGATAATGTCTTGGATGAACTTGGCGGAGACACATTTGCTATCAAGTCTCAAATACATGCTGGTGGAAGAGCTATTGGCGGCGGTGTTAAGATAGCTAAAAGCAAAATTGAAGCAAATAAATTTGCAAGTGAAATGCTTGGTAGCTACCTAGTAACCCCACAAACTCCAAAAGATGGAATTTTAGTAAACAAGGTTTATATAGAAAAAGCTCTTAAGTTTAAAAAAGAGTTTTATTTGTGCTTTACATTTGATAGAATAAATGAAAATATAAGCTTGATAGTCTCAAAAGATGGTGGTGTTAGTATAGAAGAAACAGCAAAAACTAATCCTGAGCTTATTAAAAGATTAGGTATTGATTTTCAGACTGGTTTATGCGGATTTCATATTCAGGAATTTTTACAATTTTTGGGATTTAATAAAGACCTCGGTATAAAATTTGGAAAATTATTAAAATCTTTGTATGAAATTTATATACAAAAAGAGGCTATTTTAGTGGAGATAAATCCACTTGTTATAAGTGATGATGATGAGCTTTATGCTCTTGATGCAAAACTTAGCTTTGATGATAGTGCATTGTTTAGGCATAAAGATATAGCTGAATTAGATGATTTGACTCAGACAAATGAGAATGAAAATCAGGCAAAAGCTTTAAATTTGAGTTATATTAAGTTAGATGGAAATGTTGGCTGTGTTGTAAATGGAGCTGGTTTAGCTATGGCTACTATGGATATCATAAAAGACCTTGGAGGAAGTGCCGCAAATTTCTTAGATGTTGGTGGAAGCGCAAATGAAGATGGTGTTTCAAAAGCATTTGAACTCATACTAAGAGATAAAAATGTAAAAGTTATATTTGTTAATATCTTTGGAGGAATAGTTCGTTGTGATATTATTGCACATGGAATTTGTGAGGCATGTAAGCATTTGGCACTTAATGTTCCTGTTGTTATAAGGCTTGATGGAACAAACTCAAAAGAGGCTATAGAAATTTTAAAGCAATCAGGGCTTAGTGGAATTTATGCTAGTTCAAATCTTTATGATGGTGCTAAAATGGCTGTTGAGATAGCAAAAAAGGGTGATATATGA